A part of Myxococcus landrumus genomic DNA contains:
- the tnpC gene encoding IS66 family transposase, whose protein sequence is MATFSQAHQCEWRERAEGLERENLTLKERVGSIESQLALLQRTVFGKKSEKLPRVEDELRKAPGAPPRPREVTLKERRLKREARATLPERVIHHRVPDEARRCPSCGGTELKPLGPGKRTELIEYVPAHVERQVHLQETLACSCGAGIVTAPAPKAIEQGQYGPGFLAHVVTAKCCDSIPLYRQAKALARAGMPVARTTLCDLFHEVGRATAPLASRLLALVREASLVHADETPQRVLDEGKARRAYVWTFRTDELIAYVHSASRSGVTPMDVLGGTGGYLLVDGYTGYNRVTLPEGRVRVGCWAHVRRKFFDALPTAPESRAALDFILALYHVEHSARDTGTLGTQEHLDARRTTSARVLKQLATWVDEQFPRHPPKSPLGMALRYTKGQWSALTRFLDDPSLPLDNNAAERALRAMALGRKNYLFVGSDEAGRNLAGLSSLVATCEVNGVNPEAYLADVLMRLGSHPVSRLDELLPHRWQPSSASAPDSS, encoded by the coding sequence ATGGCAACGTTCTCCCAGGCGCACCAGTGCGAGTGGCGTGAGCGGGCCGAAGGGCTCGAGCGGGAGAACCTCACCCTCAAGGAGCGCGTGGGCAGCATCGAATCCCAGCTCGCGCTCCTCCAGCGCACCGTCTTCGGAAAGAAGAGCGAGAAGCTCCCCCGTGTCGAAGACGAGCTGCGCAAGGCCCCGGGCGCCCCACCCAGGCCGCGTGAAGTGACGCTGAAGGAGCGCCGCCTCAAACGCGAGGCGCGCGCGACGCTGCCCGAGCGGGTGATTCACCACCGCGTTCCCGACGAAGCCCGGCGGTGTCCGTCCTGCGGCGGCACGGAGCTCAAGCCGCTGGGCCCCGGCAAGCGTACCGAGCTCATCGAGTATGTGCCCGCGCACGTAGAGCGGCAGGTCCATCTACAGGAGACACTCGCCTGCTCGTGCGGTGCGGGCATCGTCACCGCGCCCGCGCCGAAGGCCATTGAGCAGGGCCAGTACGGCCCGGGCTTCCTGGCGCACGTGGTGACGGCGAAGTGCTGCGACTCGATTCCGCTGTATCGCCAGGCCAAGGCCCTCGCCCGCGCGGGCATGCCCGTCGCGCGCACCACGCTGTGCGACCTCTTCCACGAGGTAGGCCGGGCCACGGCGCCGCTCGCCTCGCGACTGCTGGCGCTGGTGCGTGAGGCCTCGCTGGTGCACGCCGACGAGACACCTCAACGCGTGCTGGACGAAGGCAAGGCACGCCGGGCGTACGTCTGGACCTTTCGCACCGACGAACTCATCGCGTACGTCCACAGCGCCAGTCGCTCCGGCGTGACGCCCATGGACGTCCTCGGGGGAACCGGGGGCTACCTGCTGGTGGATGGATATACGGGCTACAACCGCGTGACGTTGCCGGAGGGGCGGGTCCGCGTGGGCTGCTGGGCTCACGTGCGCCGCAAATTCTTCGACGCCCTCCCCACCGCACCCGAGTCCAGGGCGGCGCTCGACTTCATCCTCGCGCTCTACCACGTCGAGCATTCGGCCCGAGACACAGGGACGCTTGGCACGCAGGAGCACCTCGACGCTCGTCGTACCACCAGCGCACGTGTCCTCAAGCAACTGGCCACGTGGGTGGATGAACAGTTTCCACGCCACCCGCCCAAGAGTCCCCTGGGCATGGCCCTTCGCTACACGAAGGGACAGTGGAGTGCACTGACGCGCTTCCTTGATGACCCCTCGCTGCCCCTCGATAACAACGCCGCGGAGCGGGCGCTGCGAGCCATGGCCCTGGGCAGGAAAAACTATCTCTTTGTCGGCAGCGACGAGGCAGGTCGGAATCTGGCGGGGCTCAGCTCCCTGGTCGCCACCTGTGAGGTGAACGGCGTCAATCCCGAGGCGTATCTCGCTGACGTGCTGATGCGCCTTGGCAGCCACCCCGTGTCACGCTTGGACGAACTGCTGCCGCACCGCTGGCAACCATCCTCCGCCTCCGCGCCAGACTCCTCCTGA
- the tnpA gene encoding IS66 family insertion sequence element accessory protein TnpA — translation MRRPNPNEWKQLVEEFEASGLTQKEFAVRHQVSLGGFQYWLYKKSRATPVRRSEMAGRPRAAFLPVEVVASPVPRVREGLLLEVALPRGLLLRFPEGTQAEYLAHLVAVLG, via the coding sequence ATGAGACGCCCCAATCCGAATGAGTGGAAGCAGTTGGTGGAGGAGTTCGAGGCGAGCGGGCTGACGCAGAAGGAGTTCGCGGTCAGGCACCAGGTCTCGCTCGGTGGCTTCCAGTACTGGCTGTACAAGAAGTCGCGGGCCACGCCGGTCCGGCGGTCCGAGATGGCAGGCCGTCCGCGAGCCGCGTTTCTTCCCGTGGAGGTGGTCGCGTCCCCCGTGCCGCGAGTCCGAGAAGGGCTCCTGCTCGAGGTGGCGCTGCCACGCGGGCTGCTCTTGCGCTTCCCGGAGGGGACGCAGGCCGAGTACCTCGCGCACCTGGTCGCGGTGCTCGGCTGA
- a CDS encoding DUF6339 family protein — MANLKVLADTDVQKLKDRLKTKEGISAYRKEPFLLGDATLLDSAITVVDQVPELPVPEGRPLKASSDLDNSIRVYEWLGPLDEVTATDSRLWVHLTHTLFHHYSIERWPLPEEEDKAYRHISSHWFVQGRGLGALRRNSVARLWWAVHLTRAPWERDVSLGSFKSTDPYVYTRVLLANQDVYQGLLERDFGVNLRTLTAMLEVIRRDPANRATSPFATAITKTVNLQSAYRELAMVPFEALVTSLEKTASEMEANRR, encoded by the coding sequence ATGGCCAATCTAAAAGTCCTCGCCGACACAGACGTGCAGAAGCTCAAGGACAGGCTGAAGACAAAGGAAGGGATCAGCGCATACCGCAAGGAGCCATTCCTGCTTGGGGATGCGACACTGCTTGACTCCGCCATCACCGTAGTTGACCAGGTCCCCGAATTACCCGTGCCGGAAGGGCGTCCACTAAAGGCATCGTCTGACCTAGACAACTCGATACGGGTATATGAGTGGCTCGGGCCCCTGGACGAGGTGACGGCCACCGACAGTCGCCTATGGGTTCACCTGACGCATACACTTTTCCATCATTATAGTATCGAGCGCTGGCCGCTGCCTGAGGAAGAGGACAAGGCGTACCGTCACATCAGTTCGCATTGGTTCGTCCAAGGACGAGGCCTCGGCGCGCTCCGTCGAAATTCGGTCGCGCGTCTCTGGTGGGCTGTGCATCTCACACGGGCCCCGTGGGAGCGGGATGTGTCACTGGGGTCATTCAAGAGCACAGACCCATATGTCTACACGCGTGTGCTGCTCGCCAATCAGGATGTCTACCAGGGCCTCCTAGAGCGCGATTTCGGGGTCAATCTACGCACCCTCACTGCGATGTTGGAGGTCATCCGGAGGGACCCCGCGAATCGAGCTACATCCCCATTCGCGACTGCTATTACCAAGACGGTCAATCTCCAGTCGGCATACCGTGAATTGGCCATGGTGCCTTTCGAAGCTTTGGTCACCTCGTTGGAGAAGACTGCTTCGGAGATGGAGGCCAACCGCAGGTAA
- a CDS encoding methyl-accepting chemotaxis protein: protein MSLLRVSRRVSTVCRVSSSAPGASRRRGLLQGAASLLLLWALAVVPSAWASTGSGSVELKDGWRFRWGDSPMGADGVPTWAREADAEGWAPMDALREPPGRNSRNFLWLSIPVSEGTWREPALYLGTVANAFEVYSGGHRIFASGKLQPSGSESMDSMAWHLVPLPSSAVGSRVLLRIQASGPTIGVSRAAAVGSRHELVSEMTREGLAPFVMGALLLVIAGVCVGAVLVRRQARMLVGLTLFSGGSGVLLLGSSGLFVSLWGADLLGSQLTLVGAYCLLPGLGWFIADSIVEDRLRWFRWGVVIVSVPAALQCALVMVDLGAANRLLQPFTLYSLPCLLVCVIVAAREAWRGNVDARIFVIGLAGLSLVLVHSTLPLLGVMEATGTYVHWGFLALTLSLVGVVARRSVRVMRSLASHTRQLEARHKDVRELAQGMGSGAGELATVVQQLRTSSEEQTAGISRQAAALKELEQTVQEIRQGSLVTADKTRLLASSIVVAEEAGRDGGAAIDKTLTNLEAIRDEVSEMARRILALDARTREIAGIVDTVKGLADQSNILAVNAAIEAARSGEHGRGFAVVSREVRSLADQSILATQRIREVLEGVSSSMREAAKMSELGEHRVRVSVDAVRISGSQLQKLAGIIGETSTSVRQISAAVVQQDAGTSQIAVAIQDLSGQMQQTLRVVEETRKVSRSVQTLAESMSGSARKALDSDALGA, encoded by the coding sequence ATGAGTCTGCTCCGCGTCTCGCGTCGAGTGTCGACAGTGTGTCGTGTTTCGAGTTCCGCCCCAGGTGCTTCCCGGCGCAGGGGCTTGCTGCAGGGGGCCGCGTCGTTGCTCCTGCTCTGGGCGCTCGCGGTGGTCCCCTCGGCGTGGGCCAGCACGGGCTCGGGCAGCGTCGAGCTGAAGGACGGGTGGCGTTTTCGCTGGGGGGATTCCCCCATGGGCGCGGATGGGGTGCCCACCTGGGCGCGTGAGGCGGACGCGGAGGGTTGGGCTCCCATGGACGCGCTTCGCGAGCCGCCGGGGCGGAACTCGCGGAACTTCCTCTGGCTGAGCATCCCCGTGTCCGAGGGGACCTGGCGCGAGCCCGCGCTCTACCTGGGCACCGTGGCCAACGCCTTCGAGGTCTACTCGGGAGGTCACCGCATCTTCGCGAGCGGGAAGCTCCAGCCCTCGGGCTCCGAGTCCATGGACAGCATGGCGTGGCACCTGGTGCCGCTGCCGTCCTCGGCGGTGGGCTCGCGCGTGCTGCTGCGCATCCAGGCCAGCGGGCCGACCATCGGGGTGAGCCGCGCCGCGGCCGTGGGCTCCCGGCATGAGCTGGTCTCGGAGATGACCCGGGAGGGACTGGCGCCCTTCGTGATGGGGGCGCTGCTGCTCGTCATCGCGGGGGTCTGCGTGGGCGCGGTGCTGGTGCGGCGTCAGGCGCGGATGCTGGTGGGGCTGACGCTCTTCTCGGGGGGCTCGGGGGTGCTGCTGCTGGGCTCCAGCGGGTTGTTCGTCTCGCTGTGGGGCGCGGACCTGCTGGGCAGTCAGCTCACGCTGGTGGGGGCGTACTGCCTGCTGCCGGGGCTGGGGTGGTTCATCGCGGACAGCATCGTGGAGGACCGGCTGCGCTGGTTCCGCTGGGGCGTCGTCATCGTCTCCGTGCCCGCCGCGCTCCAGTGCGCGCTGGTGATGGTGGACCTGGGCGCGGCGAACCGGCTGCTCCAGCCCTTCACGCTCTACTCGCTGCCGTGTCTGCTCGTCTGCGTCATCGTCGCGGCCCGTGAGGCGTGGCGAGGCAACGTCGACGCGCGCATCTTCGTCATCGGCCTCGCGGGACTCTCCCTGGTCCTCGTGCACAGCACGCTGCCGCTGCTCGGGGTGATGGAGGCGACGGGGACGTATGTCCATTGGGGCTTCCTCGCGTTGACGCTGTCGCTGGTGGGCGTCGTCGCGCGGCGCTCTGTGCGCGTGATGCGCTCGCTGGCGTCGCACACGCGTCAGTTGGAGGCGCGGCACAAGGACGTGCGCGAGCTGGCCCAGGGCATGGGCAGTGGCGCGGGGGAGCTGGCGACGGTGGTGCAGCAACTGCGCACGTCGAGCGAGGAGCAGACCGCGGGCATCAGCCGTCAGGCGGCGGCGCTGAAGGAGCTGGAGCAGACGGTGCAGGAGATTCGTCAGGGCTCGCTGGTGACGGCGGACAAGACGCGGCTGTTGGCCAGCTCCATCGTCGTCGCGGAGGAGGCGGGACGCGATGGCGGTGCGGCCATCGACAAGACGCTGACGAACCTGGAGGCCATCCGCGATGAGGTGTCGGAGATGGCTCGGCGCATCCTCGCGTTGGATGCACGCACGCGGGAGATTGCCGGCATCGTCGACACGGTGAAGGGGCTGGCGGACCAGTCCAACATCCTGGCGGTCAACGCGGCCATCGAGGCGGCGCGCAGCGGTGAGCATGGCCGGGGCTTCGCGGTGGTGTCCCGCGAGGTGCGCAGCCTGGCGGACCAGTCCATCCTGGCGACCCAGCGCATCCGCGAGGTGCTCGAAGGGGTGAGCTCCAGCATGCGCGAGGCCGCGAAGATGAGCGAGCTGGGCGAGCACCGGGTCCGGGTGAGCGTGGACGCGGTGCGCATCTCCGGCTCGCAGCTCCAGAAGCTGGCGGGCATCATCGGAGAGACGAGCACCAGCGTGCGGCAGATATCGGCGGCCGTCGTTCAACAGGACGCGGGCACGTCGCAGATTGCCGTGGCCATCCAGGACCTGTCCGGGCAGATGCAGCAGACGCTGCGGGTCGTCGAGGAGACGCGCAAGGTGAGCCGCTCCGTGCAGACGCTCGCGGAGAGCATGTCCGGCTCGGCGCGCAAGGCGCTCGATTCGGATGCGCTGGGGGCATGA
- a CDS encoding ECF-type sigma factor: protein MSTAELTILLAGVRDGDASARDALMAATYQELRLMALAVEPDEGPHPSLQPAALVREAWTRLLEDGAALQDRGPFFRAAARAIRRVLVDRTRARVLQRSGARHERVSLHPPDEESPASLELDVLRLEEVLVELESFQPRLARWVELRYFTGLSLAEAANALDVSQATASRDWSYVRTWLTEQLSH, encoded by the coding sequence ATGAGCACGGCGGAGCTGACGATTTTGCTGGCGGGTGTACGCGATGGGGACGCGAGCGCTCGGGACGCACTGATGGCGGCGACCTACCAGGAGCTGCGGCTGATGGCGCTCGCGGTCGAGCCCGACGAAGGGCCCCACCCGTCCCTACAACCCGCCGCGTTGGTGCGAGAAGCCTGGACGCGGCTGCTCGAGGACGGCGCGGCGCTGCAGGACCGAGGCCCCTTCTTCCGTGCCGCGGCCCGGGCCATCCGTCGAGTGCTGGTGGACCGCACGCGTGCGAGAGTGCTTCAGCGGAGCGGCGCCCGGCACGAGCGGGTCAGCCTGCATCCTCCCGACGAGGAGTCCCCCGCGAGCCTGGAGCTGGACGTGCTGCGGCTGGAGGAGGTCCTCGTGGAGTTGGAGTCCTTCCAGCCGAGACTCGCCCGCTGGGTGGAGCTGCGCTACTTCACGGGTCTGAGCCTCGCCGAAGCGGCCAACGCGCTCGACGTGTCCCAGGCCACGGCCTCGCGCGACTGGTCCTATGTGCGCACGTGGCTGACGGAGCAGCTCAGCCACTAG
- a CDS encoding ankyrin repeat domain-containing protein — protein sequence MSPKKKLSKRDAALIAAIEKPHARNVAKLLAEGANAHVLSPKGYCPLHLAAAENRPDIATLLLDAGAEVDARDAQSATALNFATAHTDDTAIKLVKLLIARGANVNHRWTQEPGDTVLTDLLNKDNNKAPSLEILRILLEAGADPNATNDRKETPLMLSVDYQQQPELFELLLKHGVEIDAVDNLGRTALMQAIQYASVPIAKHLIAKGANVNHVNTTEEGDTVLTLALNPNELFGEPSPKVLSELLRAGADPNKPNIGGWTPLHLAAHHADEKLVQVLLKGGANPKTGHANGYYPIDTATAHDFSKVVKHLLAAGSPTVEQVSAERILRIWKRIQAWYETHHPPYAEHLANARPATTARVDTLEKGLGMKLPLDLRAFLLRFGGGSKPGLHPMSIAEYDVLSVAQVLDRWKGLRGLVEKGAFKKARPHELPEDQQEVKWTWWHPGWVPLAEDSGGNLYCVDLDPGPRGRRGQVIQWEIHGGPLRLGLDSLEEFFEHYLSKLEKGRVEF from the coding sequence TTGTCACCGAAGAAGAAGTTGTCGAAGCGGGACGCCGCGTTGATTGCCGCCATCGAGAAGCCCCACGCGAGGAACGTCGCGAAGCTCCTCGCGGAAGGGGCCAACGCCCATGTGCTCAGCCCGAAAGGCTACTGCCCGCTGCACCTCGCGGCCGCTGAGAATCGTCCCGATATCGCAACGCTGTTGCTCGACGCGGGCGCGGAGGTGGATGCGCGGGACGCGCAGTCAGCGACGGCCCTCAACTTCGCGACCGCTCACACAGACGACACCGCCATCAAGCTGGTGAAGCTGCTCATCGCCCGGGGCGCCAACGTCAACCACCGATGGACTCAGGAGCCCGGCGACACCGTCCTCACCGACCTGCTGAACAAGGACAACAACAAGGCCCCCTCGCTGGAGATTCTGCGAATCCTGCTGGAGGCAGGCGCGGACCCGAACGCCACCAACGACCGGAAAGAGACGCCGTTGATGCTCTCGGTCGACTACCAGCAGCAACCCGAGCTCTTCGAGCTCCTGCTGAAGCACGGCGTCGAAATCGACGCGGTCGACAACCTCGGACGCACGGCGCTGATGCAGGCCATCCAGTACGCGAGCGTCCCCATCGCGAAGCACCTCATCGCGAAAGGCGCCAACGTCAACCACGTCAACACCACGGAAGAGGGCGACACCGTGCTGACGCTGGCGCTCAACCCGAACGAGCTCTTCGGTGAGCCCTCTCCGAAGGTGTTGAGCGAGCTCCTCCGCGCCGGAGCAGACCCGAACAAACCCAACATCGGAGGCTGGACTCCGCTCCACCTCGCCGCCCACCACGCGGACGAGAAGCTGGTCCAGGTCCTCCTCAAGGGCGGAGCGAACCCGAAGACCGGGCACGCGAATGGCTACTACCCCATCGACACCGCCACCGCCCATGACTTCTCGAAAGTCGTCAAGCACCTGCTCGCGGCGGGAAGCCCCACGGTGGAGCAGGTCAGCGCCGAGCGCATCCTTCGAATCTGGAAGCGCATCCAGGCCTGGTATGAGACGCACCACCCGCCGTACGCGGAGCACCTCGCGAACGCGCGGCCCGCGACGACGGCGCGAGTCGACACCTTGGAGAAGGGCCTCGGGATGAAGCTCCCCCTGGACCTCCGCGCGTTCCTGCTGCGGTTCGGTGGAGGCTCGAAGCCAGGTCTCCACCCCATGTCCATCGCCGAGTACGACGTGCTGTCAGTGGCCCAGGTCCTGGACCGCTGGAAGGGGCTCCGGGGCCTCGTCGAAAAAGGGGCGTTCAAGAAGGCCCGTCCCCACGAGCTCCCCGAGGACCAGCAGGAAGTGAAGTGGACGTGGTGGCACCCCGGCTGGGTTCCACTCGCGGAGGACAGCGGTGGGAACCTCTACTGCGTGGACCTGGATCCCGGCCCCAGGGGACGTCGCGGCCAGGTGATTCAGTGGGAGATTCACGGCGGCCCCTTGCGTCTCGGGCTCGACTCGCTGGAGGAGTTCTTCGAGCACTACCTGTCCAAGCTGGAGAAGGGGCGCGTGGAGTTCTGA
- a CDS encoding serine hydrolase domain-containing protein, translating into MNRPVLGAVSLSVLCMLVGCATATPSVRRTPEVDALFADYDGPERPGASVVVIQEGQVVLSRAYGLADLEHRTKATPESHFRLASLSKQFTAMAVQVLVKDGKLRLEDRVVDVLPGFPAYLGEVQVLHLLQHTSGIWDYEAFVPATQAEQVKDRDVLRLLARADRTYFPPGSAVRYSNSGYAVLALIVEQVSGRPYAAFLRERVFSPGGMASAVAHEEGVSTVPQRAFGYASGEGGFIPRDQSNTSAVLGDGGIYASVLDLAAWDRALDSHALVDATAGARAWTPVTLPDGSSGRYGFGWFVDEDQGRRRLSHHGETCGFTNAIVKYPEQRLTVIVLTNRAGGEPWSLAQKVADLWLGVPGTGQPWPFEGMPNAR; encoded by the coding sequence ATGAACCGCCCCGTGCTGGGAGCCGTGTCCTTGTCCGTGCTGTGCATGCTCGTGGGGTGTGCCACCGCCACGCCGAGTGTCCGGAGGACTCCGGAGGTGGACGCGCTCTTCGCGGACTACGACGGCCCGGAGCGGCCCGGGGCCAGTGTCGTGGTGATTCAAGAGGGGCAGGTGGTGCTCAGCCGCGCCTACGGGCTGGCGGACCTGGAGCACCGGACGAAGGCGACGCCCGAGAGCCACTTCCGCCTCGCGTCGCTCTCCAAGCAGTTCACCGCGATGGCGGTGCAGGTGCTGGTGAAGGACGGCAAGCTGCGGCTGGAGGACCGTGTGGTGGACGTGCTCCCCGGGTTCCCCGCGTACCTGGGCGAGGTCCAGGTCCTCCATCTGCTCCAGCACACGTCGGGCATCTGGGATTACGAGGCCTTCGTTCCGGCCACGCAGGCCGAGCAGGTGAAGGACCGCGACGTGCTCCGGCTCCTGGCCCGCGCGGACCGCACGTACTTCCCACCGGGGAGCGCGGTTCGCTACAGCAACTCCGGCTACGCGGTGCTGGCGCTCATCGTGGAGCAGGTGAGCGGGAGGCCCTATGCGGCCTTCCTGCGGGAGCGCGTGTTCTCGCCGGGCGGCATGGCTTCGGCGGTGGCGCACGAGGAGGGCGTCTCCACGGTGCCCCAACGCGCCTTCGGCTATGCGAGCGGGGAGGGGGGCTTCATCCCCAGGGACCAGAGCAACACGAGCGCCGTGCTGGGGGATGGAGGCATCTATGCGTCCGTGCTGGACCTGGCCGCGTGGGACCGGGCGTTGGATTCGCACGCGTTGGTGGATGCGACGGCGGGGGCGCGTGCCTGGACTCCGGTGACGCTTCCGGATGGCAGCTCCGGGCGCTATGGCTTTGGATGGTTCGTCGATGAGGACCAGGGGCGCCGACGCTTGTCACACCACGGCGAGACGTGTGGCTTCACCAACGCCATCGTGAAGTACCCGGAGCAGCGCCTCACGGTCATCGTCCTGACGAACCGCGCGGGGGGTGAGCCGTGGTCGCTCGCGCAGAAGGTCGCGGACTTGTGGCTGGGGGTTCCAGGCACTGGGCAGCCCTGGCCTTTCGAGGGCATGCCCAACGCGCGCTGA
- a CDS encoding linalool dehydratase/isomerase domain-containing protein, protein MRRVFLLLFLLIVATAVWVPSLHLWFRPSDVREMVPALAARQRGRVSQVGGPEHAMLRQLNPEWDLMARTFSALAFANLALREPERKAEHLAVVDALVSRTLEDERRGQEFFLLPYGHGRPFKDPAGRSLFIDGELALMLAARQWVEPREDWALLLRERVDLIVGQLERSPILAAESYPDQGWTFCNTMALAALRISDALDGRDHSSLRARWVESAREHLVDARTGLLVAEFTYQGRTLDGPEGSTLWLAAHMLQLVDADFALEQYERARRELVGELWGFAWAGEWPEASPKAVSDVDSGPTIPLVNVNAGSSGLAFVAAGAFEDTALMEGLLTSLNFAAFPVADETGLRFAAGNSLSDAVLLYSLTQGPLWRQVQFARKMEAAR, encoded by the coding sequence ATGCGACGCGTCTTCCTTTTGCTGTTCCTGCTCATCGTGGCGACGGCGGTGTGGGTCCCCTCCCTGCACTTGTGGTTCCGTCCCTCGGACGTGCGCGAGATGGTTCCGGCGCTCGCCGCCCGTCAGCGCGGGCGCGTCTCTCAGGTGGGGGGCCCCGAGCACGCGATGCTCCGGCAGCTCAATCCCGAGTGGGACTTGATGGCGCGCACGTTCTCCGCGCTCGCCTTCGCGAACCTGGCGCTGCGTGAGCCCGAGCGGAAGGCGGAGCACCTCGCCGTCGTCGACGCGCTGGTGTCTCGCACCCTCGAGGATGAGCGGCGCGGCCAGGAGTTCTTCCTGTTGCCGTATGGGCACGGCAGACCTTTCAAGGACCCGGCCGGGCGCAGCCTCTTCATCGATGGCGAGCTGGCCTTGATGCTGGCGGCCCGCCAGTGGGTGGAGCCTCGCGAGGACTGGGCGCTGCTGCTGCGCGAGCGGGTGGACCTCATCGTGGGACAGCTCGAGCGCTCGCCCATCCTCGCGGCGGAGAGCTATCCCGACCAGGGCTGGACGTTCTGTAACACGATGGCGCTCGCCGCGCTGCGCATCTCCGATGCGTTGGACGGACGGGACCATTCCTCGCTGCGCGCGCGGTGGGTGGAGTCCGCGCGCGAGCACCTGGTGGATGCGCGCACCGGTCTGCTCGTCGCCGAGTTCACCTACCAGGGCCGCACGCTGGATGGGCCGGAGGGCTCCACGCTGTGGCTCGCCGCTCACATGCTGCAGTTGGTCGACGCGGACTTCGCGTTGGAGCAGTACGAGCGCGCCCGGCGGGAGCTCGTCGGGGAGCTGTGGGGCTTCGCCTGGGCCGGGGAGTGGCCCGAGGCCTCGCCCAAGGCGGTGTCGGACGTGGACTCCGGGCCCACGATTCCGCTGGTGAATGTGAACGCGGGCTCGAGCGGCCTGGCGTTCGTGGCGGCGGGGGCGTTCGAGGACACCGCGCTGATGGAGGGACTGCTCACCAGCTTGAACTTCGCGGCCTTCCCCGTGGCGGATGAGACGGGGCTTCGCTTCGCGGCGGGCAACTCGCTGTCGGACGCGGTGCTGCTGTACTCGCTCACTCAAGGGCCGCTGTGGCGGCAGGTTCAGTTCGCGCGAAAGATGGAGGCTGCTCGATGA